The genomic DNA GTATCGGCAGCCTCGACTTGCGTATTGTCGATGACTCATTGACCGGCCGGGTGTTGACCGCACAGGCGAAGAAAATGGGAACCGAGCCGGAGGCACTTGCTGCGCAATTGTCAGGTGCCTTGCCGTTTTTCCTGGCTGTGCTGGAAAATGACGCCTTTCAGAATCAGGTGGCAGACGCCGTTTCGTCATTCCTGAATGAGCCGGAAAATTTCAACATCACCATGAAGCCGGAAAAGCCGACACCTTTCATTCAGGTTTTCGCTGCCTTGACATCCGCTCCGGGCACCATAGTCGAGTTGCTTGGCCTGTCGATCAGCGCCAATGATTAGGACCGCGAATGCTTGCTGGATCTGATTTCATGGTGCGTTTGAAATTTCTCATGATTGTTTGTGCAACCGTTCTGGCGGCAAGCCCGGGACCACTGCGCGCGCAATCGCTTGATGATCTCCTGTCGCAATCGCTCGGCGGTATTTTCTCGCGCACTATCGACAATTCGCTGAGGCAGTGGCTCGAGCAGACCACCGGGCTCGGTGCCGCATCCGGTCGCATCGGCGACGTCACGACGCGCCCCTCAGACAGCGCTTTGCTGATAAACGGCATCTCGCTGAGCGCGCCAGGCCTGGAACTGACGGTGGACATCAAAACCGCAGTTCTTGAACGGCCACGGCGGCGCGATGGCGGCTATGTCGTCGAAGCCGACAATATCACGCTTGACGATGTCACGATCAGACAGGGCCGAACCGAATTCGCCATAGACAGGATGGTTTTGCAGAAGGCGGCACTGCCGCGCCTCAGCATCACTCGGCTCAGCTCGAATATCGATCAACTGGATAAGTTTGAGCGCCAACGCCGCTTCCTCGCGGAGCTTTTCGGTTTGCAGGCCGAGCAGATATCGATTCCCACACTTTCCGTGCGCACTTACTCATCCAGAAAAGAAATGGAACTGATATCGGAAAGTATTTACCGAGACAACACGATTGAGGGGCTGAAGAACCGGACAATTGCGCAGTGGCGTTTTGCCAGCAACAGATCTCTCAGCCCTCCTGTGGAGCCACTCATAAGCGAGAGCTTCCAAGGCGCAAAAATTGACAATCTAAGTATTGACGCGGTTCTGACTTTACTCGACCCTCAAACCGGTTTTGAGACAGCGCGCACCCTGATCGGCCAATTCAGTGCACGCAATTATGCGGTCTCACTTGCCGGACTGACAGTGAGTATTGATGCCATCCGGCTTGCTGATTTCGCTATGGACCCGCTGGACGCGGCCGTGAAAGAAACCCTGATCAAGGTTGTTGGCAATCCGAATGGAATAGATGGCATTCCGAGTTCTGGAGTGCCACCATTTCTGCTCAACATGGCGGCGGCGTTCAGCCTAGGCAATTTGGAACTGCAGGGCTTCCGGGTAGAGGCGCTTGGCATCGATGACTTCGCCTGGGATTCCATGAAGCTGTCGGCAGCATCTCTCAAAGGGTTTGACGATTTTGAGCTGCAAGGGTTTCGCTCCGGTTTGACCGATGTCGGCCGTGTGGATTTCACAGTGGCTTCAGTTAAAGATGTCGTGTTTCCGGACAAGCAGGTGCTGCTCGCCAAACTGGCCGGCGACCCGGTTCCGCTGGCAGCTCTGGTGCCGAAGCTCGCTGCGGCCAGCCTCAGCGGTTTTGCTGCCAATGTTCCCGAGATGTCGCTCGAAGGTGGCATTGAATCACTGGATCTGAAAATGCAGACCGACACATCCGGTGTTCCCGCGGGCGTGGTCCTGTCACTGCAGAAACTCCGGGTTCCCACGTCGCTCATCCCGGAAGGAAACGCACTGCTGGCGCGCCTGACGGGTACATTGAATGCCATGAACATCGGGATTGTCGAGCTCAACCAGTCGCTGACACTGAGCTATGATGCGGCATCGCAAGCTCTGGAACTGCAGGATCTGGATATTGATATTCGCGATCTGGGACGGTTCCAGGCCAGTGCCCGGATTGCGGATGTGGCCACCTCGCCCTTTGCAGATCCGGCACAGGCCGGGTCATCTATCCGTCAGGGCAAGCTTGTGAACTCACAGTTGAGCTTTGAAAATTACGGTGTCGTGGAAGCTGGTTTTGATGCTCAGGCCAAAAAACTCAATACCAAGGGCGATGTTCTGAGAAATCAGGTCGGCGCCACCTTGCCGTTTCTGGTCGCAGTGCTGCAGAATCCAAGGTTTCAGAAGGAACTTGTTGACGCCCTGCAGGCCTTTTTGCCAGACCCTCAGGGACTGGTGGTCACACTTGCCCCTGAGGCTGGTGTTGCCATCTCCGAAATTGAACGTCAACTGCGCAGTGACCCGCGAAAATTGCTGGCGCTGCTGGGCGTAAGTATCCAGAACAAGGCATCTATCCGCGCAGAAGAGCCGCTACGCAATTAGACCGTTTCATGGTCTGCCAATCAGGTTTTTGCTGACGGAATGACACGCAGATGCAGTTCCTGGAGCTGCGTCGCAGTCGCCGGAGCCGGTGCGCCCATCAGCAGATCCTGGGCCTGCTGATTCATCGGGAACAGTGTCACCTCCCGCAAATTCTTGGCGCCGACAATCAGCATCACGATACGGTCAACGCCTGCTGCCATGCCTCCGTGAGGCGGCGCGCCGTATTTGAAGGCCCGGTAGAGCCCGCCGAACTGCTCTTCCAGCACCGCTTCATCATAGCCTGCAATAGAAAAGGCCTTTTTCATCACATCAACATCATGGTTGCGAATTGCACCAGAAGCGATTTCAAATCCGTTGCAGACCATGTCGTATTGATAGGCGTTGATGGTCAGCGGGTCCTGTTGCTCCAGAGCTTCCAGACCACCCATCGGCATCGAAAACGGGTTGTGGGAAAACTCGACCTTCTTGTTGTCTTCATCCCATTCATACATCGGGAAATCGACAATCCAGCACAGTGCAAAGCGCTCTTCATCGACAAGACCAAGCTCACTGCCGATGCGGTTGCGCGCAGCCCCGGCAAAAGCGGCAAATTTCGATGGTACACCAGCGACGAAGAAAACCGAATCGCCGTCTTCCAGACCAAGCTGGCTGCGCAGCGCAGTCGTGCGTTCCGGTCCGATATTCTTCGCCAGCGGGCCCGCGCCGACCACTTCGCCTTCTTCCTTGCGGAAGAAAATATAGCCAAGCCCCGGCTGGCCCTCGCCCTGGGCCCAGCTGTTCATGCGGTCGCAGAACGCACGGCTGCCGCCGGTTTTGGCCGGGATTGCCCAGACCTCAACCTTTGGATCGCGCTCGATCATTCCGGCAAATATCTTGAATCCGGACCCGGCGAAATGTTCGGTGACCGCTTGCATTTCAATCGGATTGCGCAAATCCGGTTTGTCGCTGCCATATTTGCGCAGGGATTCCGCATAGGGAATGCGCGGAAACTCCTGGGTCACAGGCTTTCCCTCGGCAAATGTCTCGAACACGCCGCGAATGACCGGCTCCATTGTGCTCAAGACGTCTTCCTGGGTAACGAAACTCATCTCCAGGTCAAGCTGGTAGAATTCACCCGGCAGACGGTCGGCGCGGGGATCTTCATCGCGGAAACATGGTGCGATCTGGAAATAGCGGTCGAAGCCGGAGATCATCAGCAATTGTTTGAATTGCTGCGGTGCCTGCGGCAACGCGTAAAATGTGCCATCGTGAATGCGTGAAGGCACCAGAAAATCCCGAGCGCCTTCCGGCGAAGATGCGGTCAGAATCGGCGTCTGGAATTCGTTGAAGCCTTCCGCAGCCATCCGCGCCCGCATATCGGAAATTACCCGGGTCCGTGTCATGATATTCTTGTGCAGGGTTTCGCGGCGCAAATCCAGGAACCGATTACGCAACCGCGTGTCTTCGGGGTAGTCGAGTTCGCCAAACACCGGAACCGGCAGATCATCTGCCGCGCCAAGGATTTCCATGTCCGAGCAGAACACTTCGATCTCGCCGGTTTCAAGATTCGCGTTGACCGTATCGCTGTCGCGCGCCTTCACCACACCATCAATGCGGATACAATATTCCGAACGCAGGCTCTCCGCCATCTTGAAGGCCGGAGAATCCGGGTCGGCCACAACCTGGGTCAATCCGTAGTGATCGCGCAGATCAATAAACAGCAGACCGCCATGGTCGCGCACGCGGTGAACCCATCCCGACAGACGTACGGTCTCATCAGCGTCAGACAAACGAAGAGCGCCACATGTGTGGGTGCGATAACGGTGCATTTTATGTCCTGAAATTCTGTTGGGCCAAAGGGCCGGTGTTCACGAGGTTGTTGCGCGGAAAAACACATGACAGACGGCGAAAGTCAAGTATTTGTCTGGCTTTGGGCAGAGAAGTTTTCGCGCCAATCGGTTACGTAGACACGATCCCTCTTCGGGACGCAAATTGTGTCAATCGCCGCCAGGGTGTCAGGGGAACAGCGCAACCTGCTCTAATCCGACTGTCTCCGGCAGGCCGAACATCAAATTGAAATTCTGCAGCGCCTGACCGGCTGACCCTTTAACCAGATTATCAAGCGCCGAGATGACAATCGCGCGTCCCGGAATCCGGTCGGCAAACACCGCGATCAGGACGTTGTTGGAGCCGCGCACATGCTGGGTTGCCGGCATTTCGCCTGCCTTCAGAACATGAACGAAGCTCTGGCTGGCATAAAAGGCCGCAAGTGCTGCGCGCAGATCATCCGGCGTCGTGCCATCGGCACAGCGCACATAATGCGTGCACAATTCACCGCGCGACATGGGAACCAGATGCGGCGTGAAATTGACGATCACTTTGCTACCAAAGGCGCGGCCGACTTCCTGTTCGATTTCCGGCGCATGACGGTGCGTTCCGACCGCATAAGGTGACATGCCCTCACCGGCTTCGCAGAACAGCGTGTTCTGTTTCAGGCCGCGCCCCGCGCCGGAAACACCAGATTTTGCATCAATGATAATTTGCGACGGGTCAATCAGAGCCAGTTTTGCCAGCGGCAGCATGGCGGACAACACCGCGGTCGGATAACATCCCGGACATGCCACCAGCCGCGCTTTTGCGATGTCCTGACGGTAATGTTCAGTCAGTCCGTAAACCGCCTCGCTCTGCAATTCGGGCGCCTGGTGCCTCACGCCATACCAGCGCCGATAGGTGTCAGCGTCGCGCAACCGGAAATCCGCCGACATATCGATGAATTTGACCTTCGGATGGCTCTTGAGCACACTCGCCGTAATCTGCTGTGTTGTGCCGTGCGGCAATCCGCAGAACACAGCATCCACATTTGACCAATTGGCTTCTTCCACGGTCACAAGTGGCGGCAATCCCAACCCGCGCAGATGCGGAAATACGTCCTCAATCGGCTTTCCTGCATGGGAATTTGCCGTCAATACAGTGGTGTCGATATTGGGATGACGAACCGCCAGACGCAGCAAATCCGCGCCGGTATAACCGGAGGCACCCAACACACCCACTCTGATTTTCTTGTCCGCCATGCTCTGAATCCAGTCTTCTGAAATAGACTTTTGCTGCAGATACGCCCTATGGCGGCAAAACGCAATGACGGTCGAAGCCGCTATCGCTTCCGCACTGGCATCCTGTTTTTACAGATGGTTTCATCTTCTCGATGACTGTCGGACGCAGCGTGTCGGAGAGATTGTTCACTTTTTGAAGACAGTGTTACAACATTGATAACGGTTTATTTGTTCCGTTTTAGTCCCAGATATATCTCATGTTACATTCAACAGGAGCATGATTATGTCCGCAACCACACTGACTTCCAATCCCATCATCATTCGCCGCGCCGCTGATCGGGGCAGCGCAGATCATGGCTGGCTTAAAAGCGCGCACAGTTTCTCGTTTGCCGGTTACAGCGACCCGGAGCATGTGCATTACGCATCGCTGAGGGTCATCAATGATGACACAGTTGCACCGGGTGGCGGGTTTCCGACCCACCCGCATAAGAATTTCGAGATATTTTCCTACGTTCTGGAAGGGTCCCTTGAACACAAGGACACACTGGGAAATGGCTCGGTGGTGACCGCCGGTGGCGTGCAGTTCATGAGCACTGGAAGCGGCGTTTCCCACAGCGAATTCAATCCCTCTGCAGAAGATGCAGTTCACTTTCTGCAAATCTGGCTGATCCCGGATCAGAACAATGTGACCCCGCGCTATGAAACCCTGGCCGCCACTGATCTGGACAAGCGCGGAAAGCTGGCGCTGATTCTGTCACCGGACGGCGCGGAGGGCTCGATACGCGTCCAGCAGGATGCCCGCGTTTACGCCGCCAATCTGGATGGCGATGAGCAGATCGAATATCATGCCAAGCCGGACCGCAAACTCTGGCTGCAGGTAGCGTCTGGCTCAGTTTCTCTCAACGGCGAGCAGCTGAAACAGGGCGATGGTGCAGCTCTGGATAGCGGCCCCGTGCAATTGGACAACGGTCAGAACGCCGATCTGCTGCTGTTTGATCTGGCACCGATTGAGTAGTGGAATCAAAAAGGGCGGCCCATTGGCCGCCCTTGCTGCAGATGATCCAGACTTTAACGTTTGGAGAACTGGAAGGATTTACGGGCCTTGGCCTTACCGTATTTCTTACGTTCCACAACCCGGCTGTCACGGGTCAGGAAGCCACCCTGTTTCAGATTGCCGCGCAGGGTCGGTTCAAAATAGGTCAGAGCCTTGGAGATACCGTGACGCACGGCACCAGCCTGACCGGACAGGCCCCCACCGGCCACAGTTGCATTGATGTCATACTGCGTATCGCGGTCTGCGGCGACAAGCGGCTGACGCACAACGAGTTGCAGCACGGCACGGGCAAAATAGACTTCAAACGATTTGCCATTGACGGTAATCCGGCCCGAGCCTGGGCTCAGCCAGACCCGCGCGACGGCATCTTTACGTTTGCCTGTTGCATAGGCACGGCCATGTTTATCCAGTTTTTGAACATACACGGGCGCAGCTTCAACAGTTTCGCTGCCTGCTTCCATGACGTTGCCGAGATCTTCCAGGGATTGCAATTCTTCAGCCATGATCAGGAGGCCTTCTTGTTCTTGGGATTCAAAGCTGCGACATCCAGTGTCACCGGCTGCTGAGCGCTGTGGGGATGCTCGGACCCTCCATAGACTTTCAGATTGCGCAATTGCTGGCGGCCCAGCGGGCCACGCGGCAACATGCGTTGCACGGCCTTCATCACGACGCGCTCGGGGAAACGGCCTTCGATCAGCTCGCGCGCGGTGCGCTGCTTGATGCCGCCGGGAAACCCGGTGTGCCAGTAATACACCTTGTCTTCGTATTTCTTGCCGGTCAGTGCGACCTTGGCGGCGTTCACCACGATGACGTGGTCACCGCAATCCATATGTGGGGTGTAGGTAACTTTATGCTTGCCACGCAGGCGTGTTGCCACAATCGCGGCAAGACGGCCTACAACAAGATCT from Pararhizobium sp. IMCC3301 includes the following:
- the aspS gene encoding aspartate--tRNA ligase, with product MHRYRTHTCGALRLSDADETVRLSGWVHRVRDHGGLLFIDLRDHYGLTQVVADPDSPAFKMAESLRSEYCIRIDGVVKARDSDTVNANLETGEIEVFCSDMEILGAADDLPVPVFGELDYPEDTRLRNRFLDLRRETLHKNIMTRTRVISDMRARMAAEGFNEFQTPILTASSPEGARDFLVPSRIHDGTFYALPQAPQQFKQLLMISGFDRYFQIAPCFRDEDPRADRLPGEFYQLDLEMSFVTQEDVLSTMEPVIRGVFETFAEGKPVTQEFPRIPYAESLRKYGSDKPDLRNPIEMQAVTEHFAGSGFKIFAGMIERDPKVEVWAIPAKTGGSRAFCDRMNSWAQGEGQPGLGYIFFRKEEGEVVGAGPLAKNIGPERTTALRSQLGLEDGDSVFFVAGVPSKFAAFAGAARNRIGSELGLVDEERFALCWIVDFPMYEWDEDNKKVEFSHNPFSMPMGGLEALEQQDPLTINAYQYDMVCNGFEIASGAIRNHDVDVMKKAFSIAGYDEAVLEEQFGGLYRAFKYGAPPHGGMAAGVDRIVMLIVGAKNLREVTLFPMNQQAQDLLMGAPAPATATQLQELHLRVIPSAKT
- the argC gene encoding N-acetyl-gamma-glutamyl-phosphate reductase; its protein translation is MADKKIRVGVLGASGYTGADLLRLAVRHPNIDTTVLTANSHAGKPIEDVFPHLRGLGLPPLVTVEEANWSNVDAVFCGLPHGTTQQITASVLKSHPKVKFIDMSADFRLRDADTYRRWYGVRHQAPELQSEAVYGLTEHYRQDIAKARLVACPGCYPTAVLSAMLPLAKLALIDPSQIIIDAKSGVSGAGRGLKQNTLFCEAGEGMSPYAVGTHRHAPEIEQEVGRAFGSKVIVNFTPHLVPMSRGELCTHYVRCADGTTPDDLRAALAAFYASQSFVHVLKAGEMPATQHVRGSNNVLIAVFADRIPGRAIVISALDNLVKGSAGQALQNFNLMFGLPETVGLEQVALFP
- a CDS encoding pirin family protein — translated: MSATTLTSNPIIIRRAADRGSADHGWLKSAHSFSFAGYSDPEHVHYASLRVINDDTVAPGGGFPTHPHKNFEIFSYVLEGSLEHKDTLGNGSVVTAGGVQFMSTGSGVSHSEFNPSAEDAVHFLQIWLIPDQNNVTPRYETLAATDLDKRGKLALILSPDGAEGSIRVQQDARVYAANLDGDEQIEYHAKPDRKLWLQVASGSVSLNGEQLKQGDGAALDSGPVQLDNGQNADLLLFDLAPIE
- the rpsI gene encoding 30S ribosomal protein S9, with the translated sequence MAEELQSLEDLGNVMEAGSETVEAAPVYVQKLDKHGRAYATGKRKDAVARVWLSPGSGRITVNGKSFEVYFARAVLQLVVRQPLVAADRDTQYDINATVAGGGLSGQAGAVRHGISKALTYFEPTLRGNLKQGGFLTRDSRVVERKKYGKAKARKSFQFSKR
- the rplM gene encoding 50S ribosomal protein L13, which produces MKTYSAKASEIEKNWILIDAEDLVVGRLAAIVATRLRGKHKVTYTPHMDCGDHVIVVNAAKVALTGKKYEDKVYYWHTGFPGGIKQRTARELIEGRFPERVVMKAVQRMLPRGPLGRQQLRNLKVYGGSEHPHSAQQPVTLDVAALNPKNKKAS